Genomic DNA from Triticum dicoccoides isolate Atlit2015 ecotype Zavitan chromosome 4B, WEW_v2.0, whole genome shotgun sequence:
TACCATAGATAGAAGAAGTTGCACAgcgtgcatgcgtgcgtgcgtgagACACTGTGGCATGTCTCACTTCTCTGACATGAACAGTCCAAGCTACGGGCATACTGTATGTGTGTACTGGAATCTCACTGACAGAATACAGGAGTTTGGCTTGCAAATAGTACTGCTACTAGTGAAACAACCCTGCTATACGTACGATGAAATCTCATCCCACACTCATACGATTAGAGACAGCCCAAGACAATTCAGTTTGTGGGCCACAACATGCATCAAGTTTTACTGTGTCCGACGAAAAAGTATCGCATGCAGAGCAATTTCGCTAGTGAAATACAGTATACATGTATGTAAATGCTTACATGTCACCAACCCAAGTCAATGACCCTctccatgcaaaaaaaaaagagtCAATGACCCTCTAGTCTAGTGTATATATACAACAAGATGTACCACTATAATACCGTATGTATGTAATACACATGGATCTCACAGTCCGAGTTCTTTCTTATAGATGATCTTCACTCTGTGACAAACACGATCACTGATTGGCTACTGATTACTAGTAGTACTATAATATGAATATGTGCATGTTACATCCTGGCTTGAAGCAGAACAAACCAAGGGAGGAATACCATATGTTTACACGGTTGATGGACACAAACTAGTCGGATGCTCAGATGTTCCTGTCCTTGTGTTGACTCGAGCCGCTGATCATGTCCTCCGACGCCTGCCAGAGCCGCGCGGCCTCGCGGCGGCTTGCGGCGGCCGGCGACGGCAGCGCCTCGTTGCAGTCGGCCAAGTAGCGGCCAGACACGCCGGCCAGCCTCGGGTGCACCGCCGCGTAGCACGTGGTCGCCGCAGCCTGCACGCGAGAAGAGAGGGCGTCAGCAACGAGGAGCGAGCGGCGCATTAACTGCGAAAAGCAGAGCCTTGCCCTCCGGCGCGGCGCCGGCAGAACAGAGTGCAGTTGATTAATGGTTACTTAACCTGTGGGATGGTCTTGAGCAGCTTGGACAGCAGCGCGAAGACGAGATCTGTGATGAGGCCCTCTCGGTCGCGGTTCAGGCGGGTCCGGACGATCCCCGGGTGCACGCAGTTCACCGTCACGTCCGCGCCCATCTCCTGGAGGCGGGCGGCGAGCTCCTTGGTGTGCAGCACGTTGGCGAGCTTGGACACCGCGTAGGCCTGCGTCGCGTCGTAGGGTCTGGACGCACGTACGTGCACATGCACATGCCAAGGTTAATTACAAGCAGGAGCAGCGGCGGCTAAACAATGGCCAAACAATGAGCGTTAGGTGAAGCAGGGATGAAACATGCGATGCTTACATCTTGCGGCGGGTGACGAGCTGGAGGTAGTCGGCCCAGTCGCCGGAGAACCAGCCGTGCACGCTGGACGACACGTTCACGATGCGGCCCTGCACGCCCGTGGACGCCGCCGTCTCCGCCATCCtccccagcaggatcttcgtcagcAGGAAATGGCCGAGGTAGTTGGTGGCGAAGGTCATCTCGACGCCGTCCTCGGACAGCGCGAGCTGGCCGTGCGAGAACTTGCCGGCGTTGTTGATGAGGAGGTGGAGGGGCAGCCCGAGGGCGAGGAAGCGGTGGGCGAAGGCCCGGACGGAGGCGAGCGAGCTGAGGTCGAGGTGCAGCACGAGCACGTCGGCGCCGGGGCACTCGCCAAGGATGCGCGCGCGCATGTCCTCGGCCGCCTTGACGCTCCGCGCCGGGATGACCACCCTCGCCCCGCGCTTGGCCAGCACCCGCGCCGTCTCCGCCCCGATCCCCGAcgtggcgccggtgatgatggcAGTGAGCGAGCCGAGGTCCGGGCACGCCGCCGTGACCTCCTCGGCGGTGGACTTGGAGCCGAACCCGCTGGCGCCCGGGGAGCCCAGCAGGTACCTGGCCGCCTGCAGCATCTTCGGCCTCCACTATCGGCTACACAAACCGGCCTGCCACCGCGTCCGCGGCGCACGTCGATGGACGCTCGGCACGGCCGCGGAGCTAGCTTGGCAGAGAAGAGAGCTAGGGAGCGTGGCTGTGGACGGAGATGAGGAAGTTAATGGCGCCCGCCCGAGTTATATAAAGCTCGGGGACCTCGCTCGTGTCCAAGCCCAAGTACGCTGCGACGGACGGAGCTAATTTAATTCTTCTCATCGATGATTTGATGGCATTGACTGCGAGGCGACCGTGCAAATTACCTCGGTCGGAAGGACGTGCGGGGCGTGTCCGTGGCCGATCGGTGCCGCTACTTTCCGTCAATGCGCCGCCCGCCCACTGCTGACATTCATCGCAACGTTTTTCCGTCCGGGCATATCAGGCCCTTTTCATCTAATCATCTATATCTATCTCtattctctatctctatctctatctctatctctatatcTATCTCTATTCTCTatctctatctatatctatatctatatctatatctatatctatatctatacctacctactaataaagcacggagtgcttcGTTCACCATCGCGTCATTTTACAAATAAAAAAATCCTCTGTTTTTTTAACTTAACCCACAATACACGTTTAAGTCACTGACGAACTATTTCTTCGTTTTAACAGAAATCCCTTGACTTTTCGCTTCAATCCGCAGCTTAATTAAAACAAGATTATCCATATTTTTTAAACtgtgattttaacatgttatatattaaATTTTATTAGAAAATGTGTAGGATCTAATTATAATATTATTTTTAgctgttaaatattttttaaatattatttttggtGCAAACTTAATCTATAGTGAACAATATGTTTTTCTTTCGTACCGACGGTGATCTGAATTTCAAATATATACCCAATTAAACCCGATTGAGAGGAAAGAAAACAACAATAACTACGGATGCACACTCTGAAAAAACTAGCGGGGAAAACAACATATTTCTCATTTTATtctgagagagaggggggagggcaCCTTTTCATATTTAAGTCCAACAATATACTTTTTGTATCATACAACAAAGTATATCTTGTTTGTTTTACTGGTGACCAAAGTTTGATCTCGAACTCGAGAGGGCCCACTACACTTCCGTAGGCTGCAGCCTGCAGCTGCAGGGATGGATCCATCGGCTGAAATAAGCACAGGATGCCATTACCACCACTGCACTTGGCATTTAGATGTCGATCAATGGGTATGGGTTTATCTGGATGTGTACGATGGAAGGGTGTGTTTTGGTTCCCATGCTCTGGAACGCTGAAATTTGGCCGCGAGCTGTGTATCGCAAACAGTATTGTCGTTGCATATCAACGTACGCCGCCCCGGTTGCCGGACATGACAATTGATCCATGTCGGGTCCGCCCAGGAGACACACACACAAAGTCAAGTCAAATGGCAAGGCCTACTACAAATATGTGGAGTGGATGTGCATGTGGAAGATGGATATATTAGGTCCACCTGACCAATGCCTCACCTATAAACCACATGATTGGTTCCCGCCAGTGGCCAGTCTGCTTAATTGAAGAACGTCAATAGCCATCAAACGTCAGATTTTTAGGTATGACATATTGAACATTTTTATGGTAAATTATTTTCATCGAGGATGGCAAGTTAAGTTGATGAGCATAGCAATTTCGCCTCAGTTTCTTTATTGGTCGGAAAATTACAGTACATGCAAACTAAATTTACCGTCATCATGCCAATATATATAATTTAAATGGAAGATGTCGTGAAAAATTTCGGGCACCTTGGAGGACGGTCACCAAAATGCCCCACTCGTTATATTGGAGGCCTCCATTTGCAAAATTTAAAATTCATACTTTTATATTCGAAAGCTTCTGAAAAAATATAGATATACATGGACGTTTAATGTACATGTATGTGAATTTTCAGGACAAAATACNNNNNNNNNNNNNNNNNNNNNNNNNNNN
This window encodes:
- the LOC119292123 gene encoding short-chain dehydrogenase TIC 32 B, chloroplastic-like gives rise to the protein MLQAARYLLGSPGASGFGSKSTAEEVTAACPDLGSLTAIITGATSGIGAETARVLAKRGARVVIPARSVKAAEDMRARILGECPGADVLVLHLDLSSLASVRAFAHRFLALGLPLHLLINNAGKFSHGQLALSEDGVEMTFATNYLGHFLLTKILLGRMAETAASTGVQGRIVNVSSSVHGWFSGDWADYLQLVTRRKIPYDATQAYAVSKLANVLHTKELAARLQEMGADVTVNCVHPGIVRTRLNRDREGLITDLVFALLSKLLKTIPQAAATTCYAAVHPRLAGVSGRYLADCNEALPSPAAASRREAARLWQASEDMISGSSQHKDRNI